The following proteins are encoded in a genomic region of Peromyscus eremicus chromosome 14, PerEre_H2_v1, whole genome shotgun sequence:
- the Bdkrb2 gene encoding B2 bradykinin receptor, translating into MHSSWKLPMLLTVHEDPMPTTASFGMEMFNLTTHVLGSALNRTLSEDNNCPDTEWWSWLNAIQAPFLWVLFLLAALENIFVLSVFCLHKNSCTVAEIYLGNLAAADLILACGLPFWAITIANNFDWLFGEVLCRVVNTMIYMNLYSSICFLMLVSIDRYLALVKTMSMGRMRGVRWAKIYSLVIWGCTMLLSSPMLVFRTMRDYREEGYNVTACVIVYPSRTWEVFTNVLLNLVGFLLPLSVITFCTVKIMQVLRNNEMKKFKEIQTERKATVLVLAVLGLFVLCWVPFQISTFLDTLLRLGVLSGCWDVHVVDVITQISSYVAYSNSCLNPLVYVIVGKRFRKKSREVYQAMCRRGGCMGEPMQMENSLGTLRTSISVERQIHKLQDWAGNRQ; encoded by the exons ATGCACTCTTCTTGGAAGCTACCCATGCTCCTAACTGTGCATGAAGACCCTATGCCCACCACAGCCTCTTTTGG CATGGAAATGTTCAACCTCACCACACACGTCCTGGGGTCTGCTCTTAACAGGACCCTTTCAGAGGATAACAACTGCCCAGACACTGAGTGGTGGAGCTGGCTCAATGCCATCCAGGCTCCCTTCCTCTGGGTCCTCTTCCTGCTGGCTGCACTGGAGAACATCTTTGTCCTCagtgtgttctgcctgcacaagAACAGCTGCACCGTGGCGGAGATCTACCTTGGCAATCTGGCCGCTGCGGACCTCATCCTGGCCTGCGGACTGCCCTTCTGGGCCATCACCATCGCCAATAACTTCGACTGGCTGTTTGGAGAGGTGCTGTGCCGCGTGGTGAACACCATGATCTACATGAACCTCTATAGCAGCATCTGCTTCCTGATGCTTGTGAGTATCGACCGCTACCTGGCCCTGGTGAAGACCATGTCCATGGGCCGGATGCGCGGTGTGCGCTGGGCCAAAATCTACAGCCTGGTGATCTGGGGCTGTACGATGCTTCTGAGTTCACCCATGCTGGTGTTCAGGACCATGAGGGACTACAGGGAAGAGGGCTACAACGTCACCGCCTGCGTCATCGTCTACCCATCCCGCACCTGGGAGGTGTTCACCAACGTGCTGCTGAACCTGGTGGGTTTCCTCCTGCCCCTGAGCGTCATCACATTCTGCACGGTGAAAATCATGCAGGTGCTGAGGAACAACGAGATGAAGAAGTTCAAGGAGatccagacagaaaggaaggccACCGTGCtggtgctggctgtcctggggctCTTCGTGCTCTGTTGGGTGCCTTTCCAGATCAGTACCTTCCTGGACACGCTACTGCGTCTCGGCGTGCTGTCCGGATGCTGGGACGTGCATGTTGTCGATGTCATCACACAGATCAGCTCCTACGTGGCCTACAGCAACAGCTGCCTCAACCCTCTGGTGTATGTGATCGTGGGCAAGCGCTTCCGGAAGAAGTCCCGAGAGGTGTACCAAGCAATGTGCCGGAGGGGAGGCTGCATGGGAGAACCCATGCAGATGGAGAACTCCCTGGGGACTCTGAGGACCTCTATCTCGGTGGAACGCCAGATCCATAAGCTGCAGGATTGGGCAGGGAACAGACAGTGA